One window of Salmo salar chromosome ssa11, Ssal_v3.1, whole genome shotgun sequence genomic DNA carries:
- the LOC106563833 gene encoding NEDD4-binding protein 2-like 1: MGRKRTRHIIILRGLPGSGKTARASEIVEMYGSGEAFSTDDYFRVNGKMVGFHKRDLHNAHVWNRNRVLQAIRRKVHPIVIDNTNLRKWEMWPYVRMAFRRGYWIEFEDIPVIPLEILDRWCPEIPMEKLERMSEGYEPVKKIWDVLFDYESRGKWMPSSERLLNHW, from the exons ATGGGGAGAAAGAGGACAAGGCATATCATAATTCTCAGAGGACTCCCCGGATCAGGAAAGACAGCTCGGGCAAG tgagATCGTGGAGATGTATGGGTCTGGAGAAGCCTTCAGCACAGACGACTACTTCAGGGTGAATGGGAAGATGGTTGGGTTCCACAAGAGAGACCTGCACAATGCTCATGTATGGAACCGCAACAGAG TTCTTCAAGCCATCAGAAGAAAAGTCCATCCGATCGTGATTGACAACACCAATCTGCGTAAATGGGAGATGTGGCCTTATGTCCGAATG GCGTTTCGCCGTGGCTACTGGATCGAGTTTGAGGACATCCCTGTCATTCCATTAGAGATTCTCGACAG ATGGTGTCCTGAGATTCCCATGGAGAAATTAGAGAGGATGAGCGAAGGTTATGAGCCCGTAAAGAAAATATGGGACGTCCTCTTTGACTATGAGTCCAGAGGGAAGTGGAtgcccagctcagagagactgCTTAACCACTGGTGA